From Amaranthus tricolor cultivar Red isolate AtriRed21 chromosome 4, ASM2621246v1, whole genome shotgun sequence:
ATTTCAGAAAGGTTTTAATACTCATCTCCTCTCTTGTTAAAAGTGTTTATTATTACCCACATGTGAGTTTTTCCAcgccgaaaaaaaaaaaaatatatcacttTATAAACTTAAGAATAACTCCTACTACTATCCATTGGTTTTAATAGCGAACCTCTTTTAGGTTTGAATTTGTATTTGGGTTACCTCTTCTCTTCCTTATTTAGATTGCACATGCTTTCTGAATTCTAACGTATTACAAGTGTCTTACTCTCCTACTAGATCAGTTTACTATAACTATCTcgtttttctatatatataaaaatgatttgtgatttatattgatttgaATCTCAAAAGgatttttcaactttaactaataaacttacatttttatgaaatttatttGAAACTAGATGAAACATTTGTGCTTACATAGATGAAGTATAGCTTTAGAGTGCTATCTTCGTCATCAAACATTACTTCATCATCAAACATCATCAAAGTTAATTTGGTTAAAGTTCATTTTAAGTCTTCTTTAGGGTTTGAACCCCACCTTTTagcattttctaattttttgcaCAAATGATAAATCTTAACCCATTTTAATGTTTTAGCATACAtagaatttttaatatttggttGCATTTACAAGAATTACTTGCTaagcaaaatatatatatataaaattagttgTTCAAACATGGCAAAAAATATATGaggaagaaattaaaaattaataattagtcTAGAAAACATTGGAGAATCATTATCTGaaatagaaatttaaaaaaaaataaaataaaatatcaataaaaaaacaaagggaTTAACTATTAGAAAAAGGTTTTGAGATTGAAATAGATAATTTGATATTCTCATCCTCAATCCATCTCATTAATTTgctatattctcaaattataataatgacaaattTTTTTCGTCTCCCATTGGGGTTGGACCCCTTCAACTTAATTTTCTGTATTTTATAATCTTATTCgatgtttttaatgtttttaattatatataaagttgGTCATCTcataaaaattgtttaaaatttgtCACCAgcctaaaatatataaaaaaaaaggcaaaaagcTCTTATATGTTAAAGCACAtctaaatataaaaagaaagtaTATTACAAAGATATTTTACTGTTCTTTTAAACTTGCTACTGAAAGTGATAAGTTTAATTTTAGGCAAAGTAAACCCAAAGTTACACCTTACATGATAGTAGTGTTTTTACATCTTATTTTAGGTCTTtcctaaaataaatttctaatcaGCTTTGGAAGCTTTGAGAATAAGACAATCCTTCCAATACAAGTAAAAGCAGACCTCTCCATACTCCTATGTGGGAAGACAAGTGGTCTTCATGTTATCCTTATCTTCCTACCCATCTAGACTACACATTGTTGCCTTTTCTGCCTCACTTGATGTATACCAAACTTAGTTAAGACATACTCCAGTGTTCAAATCAATTCATTTGGTTTTAGCACATAAACTAAAATATTGAATATAATGAGCTAAAGTAGtaaaatatatagaaataaaAGAATATAGTAAATAAAAGtgagaaaatcattttcaaaaataaatatatacatatttattaaaataaattaaaataaaaaatgaggcCATTTAAATAGaactaaaaaatagtaataaataaGAAGTATTAGTGTACATATAAACTCTAAATTCTAATACTTAAATTGTACTTTTAATTGTCACCTCCTCAAAAAAACTCCCTATTGTTTTTCTCTCTTTTATGTACTTATGTTATGAAGACATAAAGTAGTATGTATTAGCAttagttatatatatttaatttttttaaaaattcttgtAAAACAAAAGCAAACTTTTGGGCCCTTTGATTTTTCTAAATTGTTAAGTTAAATTGTAGTTAGTGagagaataaaacaaaaacaaaaaaacaaatggaAGATAAAACGCTACATTTCACTAACAAAGTGTTCACTAAATTTATAGCGAAACAAAagcaaattttattattattaaactttcTATAAATTTTGATTATACACATTCAAAATGTTAACAATTAGAATATCGAAAAACTTCTATGTTTGTGACAAAGCTATATATAAGATAAGATGTGAATTTACTCGCATAAATAGATATGtatcaaaaataaaaccaaacaaTATAGCAAACACTGAGGGACAAAATCGAGTAGAGTAAATGTTAacaaaaacaagtaaacaatagaattaatttattgaaatactaatccaaaaataaaagtaatattgTTTCAACTTCACAAACTATATaaataacccaaaaaaaaaaaagaaaaaaaaatgtgttcttTAACAACAAATCTAAAAAGTGACACAACATTTGAAGCCCTTATTACTAAGGGTAGGGAGTAGGGAATAAGGATAGGAGGGGGcatataaattatgaataatgttCATGGGGATTTAAGAAATGCCCTGAAATCAAAAATCCCCTTTTTCACTTGACGCACAACAAATAAGAACGTGTATCAAAAGAATCaataaacattttttaactGATCTTCCAAATTTATCTACACAAACACATACTCAATTgggatttttgtaatttcttcctcCATGATCTTGTCTTTTGAGCccttaaattagatttttgtagCTTTTCCCATCTTTGAATATCTTCTTTGTCGTTCGATGTACACAAAATTCTTCGTAACCCATCAAAATTTTTGCTGTACTAATCACAATCCAACCCGCATACTTCAAGGACGATACCGCCTTTAGCTGTGAACGGGTTTATTCTGACCCAAAGAAGGGAGAAAATGGAGGCGAGGAGAATAGACCACACGATAATGATGGTGGGTAGTCGGTCTTGTCTTCCCATCATACCCTTGAGGAACGGGTAAAGATGCATGATAACCCATAAGGCGAAGAAGAGTCTTCCGAAGAGGGGACCCCATGACTCGTAACCGTTGTTGATGGCGTCTGATATACCAACTATGACTCCAATTATGTTTATGATGAGCAAGGTCATGGGCGGGATCAAGAGGGATGTCCACTTGAATAAGTAAAGGTCGGAGAATTCTCCGTCGTCTGCGGCTTTGGATGTGACGGTAAAGTTGGTGTCCACACCAGCAAGGACCTTGAGGAGACCTTGGAAGAGGGCAAAAAGATGGGATGATACTCCTCCGATCACCCAAAACTGTTCGTTCCTCCACCAGTCATCGATTTGCACGTGCCCCCATTGCATTTCGAGGACACTTGTTGCCGCAATGGAAATAAAGAGGGCCATAAACAAAATACTGGCGTAGCTGCTAATCTGTAGATCACATTAGCAATTCAAATATTAGACCAAAATGTTGCAGCAAGTACTAAGCATGTCGgaacagtgtcacatgattctcTAATAGCCTTGCGAATCGCaaatcgaaaaaagcgaattatggtcgattttagACTATTGTTGAACCATTTTGAACGAATTACGAATCCAAAAGGCGAcctaactagcgaattatgtttcactaTGTCGGAAAAATGCAATAAAATTGCTATCTGGGGGAATGCCCAATAAGAGTGGAATGTAAACCAGCTATGCATCACAGGAACTGTATCGTGTACACTGTCGACATCCCAATAACATTGACATTTGGTTACAAGTTAACTTCAAAGCAAAATAGAAGCCTGAAATTACCTCAGGAACAATAAACTTCCCGGTGAGAAGACAGACGGCAGGAAGAGTACAGTACACGAGCAACGGAATTGACGTCAATGGGTACACAACAGACGCAATATAAGAGAACCGCTCAAGTGGCTTGAGACCACTGTTATACGCATACCATATGGGACAGTGTTTGCTTAACAAAATCTCGACAGATCCCAAAGCCCACCGAAGAACTTGGTGGAGACGATCTGAAAGATTAATGGGAGCAGACCCTTTGAAGGCTGGTCTTTTTGGCATACAGTATACCGACCTCCAACCATGGCAGTGCATTTTAAAACCAGTCAAGATATCCTCTGTAACTGAACCATAAATCCAACCAACCTGAAATCAAGAGAAATCGGTTAGAAGAGTAAACCAAAGTAAAGTATTCTCGGGgaatataaatttaaagaagAGTTTTACCTCTTTTCCCCATTCGGTTTTATCCTCGTACCCACAGCTAATGACGTGGATGGCCTCCTTCAAAAGTGAAGCTTCACTAACACCTTGAGGCATTCCGCCATCTTCCATGAGCGTTGAAGCAATGAAGACCGGAGACTGACCAAACTTCTTCTCAAATTTTACTTGGGGCATAAGAGCTGACTTTTCATTATCAATTCCTGCAAATGGATATTCAGAACAGAGAACGTTAGATGATATTCACTCCATCCTCAAACTTGCAAAGACACCTAAAATACGAAATGTTACGGGATGAAGTTCGGGTTAAGTTAACTTTTTGCTTACCTTCAATTCCTTCCTCGATGTTTTCAAGAGCGTGTATTTGGGTAGATGAATCCTTGTTCTTGGACTTTTTGCTGTCCTTGAGCTGCTTGTTATCCTTCGTCTTAGACTTTCGGTTCTTCTTTCTGGAACCGacacagcagcagcagcagaaACACCATTTTGGCCAACAGTTACAGGTCTTGCCTGGGGGCTTCTTCTGTTTCGGGGCATCATACCCATAAAGCGCTTGCCTTCGGAAAACACAACCCGTCCCGACGTAGATTGGTCCTTGAATACCATCCAAACCTTTCATGTTGATCTGTCGAGAAAGGAGAGAGAACCATTAATCACTTACTTCTTACAAAAGATATTACAAGAATCTCTCGTTTGAGAAGGGGCAGAGAGGATGATAATACTTACATCAAAGAAAACAACATTACGGTTAGAGTATCGATCGTGCCTGTCAATGCCATCAAATCTCTGAGGGAATTGCACGTAGCAAATTTTCTTCCCCGATATAGGATCCATCATGAAGCACATAGCTTCACGAAGAGCCTTACTATTGTTAATGTAGTGATCACAATCCACATTAAGAAGATACGGTGCATTTGACAAAACTGCTGAAACTCTTATCTGTATACAGAAGCAGAAAATTCAATGGATTATGGATCAAAGATTTATGATTTTCGAACGCAAGATGATTTCAGAGAGGGAGGGAGAAAAACCCACCAATGAATTCATGGCACCGGCTTTTTTATGATGATCAAAACCAGGTCTTTTTTCACGAGAAACATagacaagtttaggaagttcgTTTCCATCCAAGTCACGGACACCGTTTTGGCCAAGGAACACCTGCCAAACATTTGAAGATACTCCGGAATGAAAAGGGGGGCTCAAAATATTGAAATCACATATGAGAAACAAATCCCGAGTCTAATCACCTGTATCATTCCAGGATGATCCCTGACATTGTTTCCCGGCCATGGGGTTCCGTCCTGCATAGTCCAACCTTCCTCAGGAACCTTCTGTGCCATGGCAACCAGGCCATTTATCcggattttaaattcttcgtAATCTCTCTGAAATTACAGAAAATAGAACCAATTCAATCAGTGACGGAATGTTTGAAAAAGTCAATGCAAAAAAGATCACTTTGTATTCAAGGGGATAGTCGACCAACCTTCATGGCACGGCGTTCCCTGACAAAAGCAGGGTGTACTTTATCTTTAAGATAATCGACTTTCTGAGAGAAATACCACTCCGGAGCACGAGGTTCAATTTGGTACTTCTTGCAAAATGGAACCCATTTCCTTGCAAACTCGGAGGTCTCGGAAAGGGCTTCAAAAGTAAGCATGGCTGCTCCATCATCAGAGACATAACATGACACCTTTTCCACAGGGTAGTCCACAGCAAGGATGGAAAGAACCGTGTTTGCAGTAATCAAAGGAGGTTCTTTCATCGGATCAACAGTAGACACGAAAATATCCACTGAAGCTAGCTCAGACGGCTTTCCTTCCTTTTCATACCTGTTTAACATTTTAAGTTCAAAATTCCGTACAGAATGAGACAGATAATAAACTAGATGATGACAGAGGAGAGAAATATACCTCAGTGAAAGCCGATCCAGATAAGTTTCTCGTTCAATGGGTTGCCATTTCGGAAACTGATCCAAAATCCATGACAAGGCAAACCAAATTTCACAAATGACGGATAACAACCACAGAGCAAATGCATCATTCACGGGATGGAGAATACGGTAGTGAAAGAAGAGAGCAAGAACTAAAAGACGAAGAACGATGATAATCCTGTAAGGATTGATCCTGCTTGATGAAATCGGTAGTTTTCTTGAAAGTGGCTGCCTTCCTTCATCCATCCTTCACATACAGAACGAGTTGTGTCAATTAGCATTGTTAGAGAATGTGTTAAAGAAATCCGCAAAGCATGTAAACTGCATTTTCAGATTTCATCCAATAAGCATGCTAAGTTGCTAACAGTACTCTCATCATGgcaagtttgaaaaaaaaaatacagtaAGCATGAACGTACATGAAATTAGAACTATTTCTTTTCATCTCACTCGAAAACGATGCGGATAAAAACAAGGTGATGCAAATTATATTCACTTCTACATGTCTACGTAATTGATTTACCTTTTttctaagatttttttaaatatcagtAAGTGCTCACACTATTCTTCacacattaattaattaatgacacTTTTAAGATTCATCATGTGAATTTCCACCAAACACAACAGCTACTTTAAGCTACAGAAGTATTATATACTTGCACAAGAAACCGAATACTTTCGTCATGCAATCGGGTGTCCAGTCTCATTCATTCATCTACACCTAAAAGATTAGCTTCGGGCATATACTATAATTCATAAACCAAGTATTGTTAAACAAGCAATTGGTTACTTGTATATTTCAATAATAACCAACAAATGTTAAAACCATTGTGCGCGATAAACTACGATAACTGTAAAGCGTATATCATCTTTGAAATATAACTCGGGACAAACATAAATTGTGAATGGAGGGAGGAAACCTACTTCGGCAAATCGGGATCCTCAGGTTCCCCTCCATCATAGTTTCCATTCTCCCCTTGGTGCTTAATTATTTGAAGTTTATCTCCTTGCCTCTTTTTCCAATCTTCCATCCTATCTTTCCAAGCAACACTTCCATATCCATATACAGCTAGATCTTTCTTGGGGTCCATTGGTCTAGGTGGCACTAAAAGTTAAATACATAGGGCACAGTTAGAAAACTCCATAATATTTCAGATTTAACATACTTATGCACAATGTGTTCAGAACCCATAGAAACTTACAGGACATGGCAGAATCAGAAAATGGTACAGGGTGCACTTTCTTCCCACGGCTCATAAATGGTGGGATTATTAGAGCATGTTTGTCCGGGGAAATCCCAGCATCCTTCGTcacaaaaggaaaaagaaaagttaAAACAGTCATATCTTCGAAAAAACACAAATGATCACAGAAAGAGATCGAAAACAGATGATTGTCTCTACCTCTTGCCCGTAAGTTAAAAGAAGCGTTTCTGTTGGAAGGGCAGTTGGATCCAACTCTGCGGGAGTTGAAAGGCCGGAGGCATTAGATGGAGCGCGGCCCACATTAAGCCCACGAGAAAACATAGCTTCAGCAATGTGCTGAGGATTGTCTCGGGCAAATTTAAGCTCATTTTCAATATCATCAAggtcatcttcatcttcatcaccCTCGACTCTTGCACTCCCTTCAAGAATTACAATTCAATCAACCATAATCAGCACATCTAACCACCAAATCTATAAGAATCATACAAAACAAGTATGAATTTTCGTTACCTTTGATACGTTTGTAGCGGGTTTTACACTGAGGGCAAGCTTGATTGCCTTCTCCTCTTTCATACTCATAACAAGGTCTACACACTGGGAAAGCACACTCATTACAAGCAACAAATGGCTCACTATTGTCGCAATCTATCTCATCTCCACATATCTGACAAAGTTGACCACTCAATTCCTTCACAGATGTCACCTGAAACACGTTTTGTTTGCAATTGATTCAGAAAATTAGGGAAAGTAAACACAGATCTATACAGCCTAAATCAAGCAAATAGCATGTTATATTCTCCATGAAATAGGGTGTAAAAGCAAGGTATTCTGGATAGTCAAAATTGTACAAGAAActgaaacttttttaaaaaaatccaacAAACCTAGGAGCTAATTGGCACAGATTTAATGAATACAACAAAAAGGTACTCAATTTGTTAGAGTGAGCTTCAACTATAAGCTAACTCCATCACAATTGACCTACAAAGTATAGGTCAAACCGACAGTCTAAAAGTATAATACAGAACAAATTAACCAAAACCCAATATAATTAGACATGTATAACCACAAATGCAGCCAGATTATAGTAAATTAGCAAATGGGTAGTCCTGAAATTGACTAAATAAGATCTAAGAAAGAAGAATAACAATGAAGGAAGACCTTTAAATCTCATTTCAGAACTGATTAAAAAGAAGCATGTTATATTTTCCAGAAAATAAGGTGGAAAAGCAAGATATTATGGAGCTAATAAATAGGTCAAAAGTAAGAAACTGAAACTTTTCAAGTAAAATCCAATAAATCAAGAAGTTAATTGGCAGAGATTTAGAGAATACAACCAAAAAGTACTCAATTAATCTACAAAGTATAGGTCAATCTGTCAGTCAAGAAGTACAATACAGAACAAATCAACCAAAACCCAATTCATTTAGACAGGCAAATGCAGCCTGATTGAAGTAATTTCAGCAGATGGGTAGTAATCAACTAGATAAAACTAAAtctataaacccttaaaatcccagtTCAGAACTGATTAAAAATACAAGAATAATAAACTTACCCGACCAATATCATCAGCATTGATAAGAACAAACTCATTTCGATTATGGGAACCAGCAACAAGCCTTCCCTTAATATCCATGATTCAGATCCCCAAAATCCCAGCACAAATTAGGGTTCACAAATTGATAAACAAACCCAAATTCAATTGGGGAAGAATCCcatcaaaaattaaaaccctTTATTAACTTCACCTCCTCTATCTTTGTGTCTCTCCTCCACAATCATTCACAATCACATAAAGTAACAACAACTCAACATTAAAGCAAGAAGAAGGTAGAAGTAGATAGATaaatagagagagaaagagagaggaaGAGAGATATGAGATGGAGAATACAAATAAATGACAACCCAcaatataaaatcaaagaaaaaaatgtgggctcaaattaaaaattaaaaaaagaggaATAAATGAAGGTGGGTCTTTTTCTCTTCTCTGTATATGGTTTTTAGTGCTGGAAAAACAGTGATTCTTTTCTTTGTAATTGTTTTATCCCTTTAAATTAACCAtcttttagtaataataatttaatttacatGTAAAAAATGGGGTAAGTACCTAAGTGGGTATGTTTTTGCTTTTTGGATCAATCAAAAGTTTGGGTAGAAAATTGTGGTAAAAGCAATGAAATTTATGAATGAAGTAATAATGAAGAACATCAAAGGTTTTAGTTATAACAAAGAGTAAGAGTACGGTTTTTCGTCTTTTATCCTTTTTATGAATTAcgattataattatatttaaaataactatTACGAGCgagatatattaaaaatatcgactataatgataataataatcgaaagtTTTAGTTTTGGAgggagaaataaaaaataaaaatttataaataaaaatagtaaatggagtTAAAtgaaagtaaaaagaaaaaaaaagagatagagagagaaaatgaagGGGGTGGTTGATGATTATTCAACGCGTAAGGCAGAAGGGACAAGAGGAGTGTAAGAAGTAAGAAGCTACCGACAGTGTGAGATACTCTACTCCTTAGATGGA
This genomic window contains:
- the LOC130810119 gene encoding cellulose synthase A catalytic subunit 5 [UDP-forming]-like; translated protein: MDIKGRLVAGSHNRNEFVLINADDIGRVTSVKELSGQLCQICGDEIDCDNSEPFVACNECAFPVCRPCYEYERGEGNQACPQCKTRYKRIKGSARVEGDEDEDDLDDIENELKFARDNPQHIAEAMFSRGLNVGRAPSNASGLSTPAELDPTALPTETLLLTYGQEDAGISPDKHALIIPPFMSRGKKVHPVPFSDSAMSLPPRPMDPKKDLAVYGYGSVAWKDRMEDWKKRQGDKLQIIKHQGENGNYDGGEPEDPDLPKMDEGRQPLSRKLPISSSRINPYRIIIVLRLLVLALFFHYRILHPVNDAFALWLLSVICEIWFALSWILDQFPKWQPIERETYLDRLSLRYEKEGKPSELASVDIFVSTVDPMKEPPLITANTVLSILAVDYPVEKVSCYVSDDGAAMLTFEALSETSEFARKWVPFCKKYQIEPRAPEWYFSQKVDYLKDKVHPAFVRERRAMKRDYEEFKIRINGLVAMAQKVPEEGWTMQDGTPWPGNNVRDHPGMIQVFLGQNGVRDLDGNELPKLVYVSREKRPGFDHHKKAGAMNSLIRVSAVLSNAPYLLNVDCDHYINNSKALREAMCFMMDPISGKKICYVQFPQRFDGIDRHDRYSNRNVVFFDINMKGLDGIQGPIYVGTGCVFRRQALYGYDAPKQKKPPGKTCNCWPKWCFCCCCCVGSRKKNRKSKTKDNKQLKDSKKSKNKDSSTQIHALENIEEGIEGIDNEKSALMPQVKFEKKFGQSPVFIASTLMEDGGMPQGVSEASLLKEAIHVISCGYEDKTEWGKEVGWIYGSVTEDILTGFKMHCHGWRSVYCMPKRPAFKGSAPINLSDRLHQVLRWALGSVEILLSKHCPIWYAYNSGLKPLERFSYIASVVYPLTSIPLLVYCTLPAVCLLTGKFIVPEISSYASILFMALFISIAATSVLEMQWGHVQIDDWWRNEQFWVIGGVSSHLFALFQGLLKVLAGVDTNFTVTSKAADDGEFSDLYLFKWTSLLIPPMTLLIINIIGVIVGISDAINNGYESWGPLFGRLFFALWVIMHLYPFLKGMMGRQDRLPTIIIVWSILLASIFSLLWVRINPFTAKGGIVLEVCGLDCD